The following are from one region of the Odontesthes bonariensis isolate fOdoBon6 chromosome 16, fOdoBon6.hap1, whole genome shotgun sequence genome:
- the sptbn2 gene encoding spectrin family protein isoform X4, producing the protein MSTISPTDFDSLEIQQQYNDINNRWDLAAETDWDNENSSARLFERSRIKALADEREAVQKKTFTKWVNSHLGRVTCRIGDLYTDLRDGRMLIRLLEVLSGEQLPKPTKGRMRIHCLENVDKALQFLKEQKVHLENMGSHDIVDGNHRLTLGLIWTIILRFQIQDISVETEDNKEKKSAKDALLLWCQMKTAGYPNVNIHNFTTSWRDGLAFNAIVHKHRPDVIEFDNLKRSNAHYNLQNAFNVAEKELGLTKLLDPEDVNVDQPDEKSIITYVATYYHYFSKMKALAVEGKRIGKVLDYAIEADQLIEKYETLASELLQWIEQTIGTLNDRQLANSLNAVQNQLQAFNSYRTVEKPPKFTEKGNLEVLLFTIQSKMRANNQKVYMPREGKLISDINKAWERLEKAEHERELALRNELIRQEKLEMLAARFDRKAAMRETWLSENQRLVSQDNFGTDLGAVEAATRKHEAIETDIGAYWERVAAVESVAKELEAEGYHDVRRVLARRDNVLRLWEYLKELLAARRERLNSHRDLQRLFQEMRYIMDWMAEEKGRLQSQDSGKHLHDVLDLLQKHNLVEADISAQAERIKAVQGAAKRFTSYEQTYKPCEPGLVSEKVDQLGQAYEELGQLAATRRERLADSRRLWQFLWDLGEEGAWIREQEQILASGDCGRDLTSALHLLSKHEAFRDEMAARYGPLCNSIAAGETLVDEGHYGASEVTERIHDIRAQWTHLEETTRFREQSLKEAVALHQFQTDANDMDAWIMETFRQVSSQEVGHDEFSTQTLARKQREIDEEIQSHRPLIESLHEQAEQLPQAYMSSPQVDGRLPGIEQRYEELESLSAARRQALEGALALYRMFSEADACQLWVEEKEQWLHGMEIPTKLEDLEVVQQRFETLEPEMKNLGTRVIDVHQVAAQLLSSDNSSKDQIHHTRDQLNNRWTEFEQLAGQKKQALESALDIQNYHLECNEIQSWMKEKTKVIESTQGLGNDLAGVMALQRKLTGMERDLEAIQGKLDDLRGEAEKLASEHQDQAEEIQGHLAEIQEVWEDLNETMRRREESLGEASKLQGFLRDLDDFQSWLSRTQTAVASEDIPTSLPEAESLLTQHESIKNEVDNYKEDYEKMRAVGEEVTQGQTDAQHMFLAQRLQALDTGWHELRRMWENRHNLLAQAFDFQTFLRDAKQAEAFLNSQEYVLSHTEMPTSLQAAEEAIKKHEDFLTTTEASEEKITGVVEAGRRLINDSNANSDKIQEKVDSIQERHCKNKEAANELLTKLKDNRELQHFLQDGQELTLWINEKMLTAQDMSYDEARNLHSKWQKHQAFMAELASNKDWLDKIDKEGQALVAEKPELKPVVQQTLEDLQRQWEELEGTTRTKAQCLFDANRAELFTQSCSALDVWLKNIECQLHSDDYGKDLTSVNILLKKHQMMEHQMEVREKEVQSLQSQALALSQEDAGLTEIDGQQRHVTESFSGLQDPLKLRRQQLLASKEAHQFNRDLEDEILWVKERMPLATSIDHGKDLPTVQMLIKKNQTLQKEIQGHQPRIDDIHRRGQTQSQVDGERQSVLEERLVELKDLWDQLIAETDKRLARLVEANRAQQFYADGAEAEAWMGEQELHMMSEEKAKDEQSALTMVKKHQILEQALEDYAQTIHQLANSSRLMVNSEHPESERITLRQAQVDKLYAGLKDLAEERRGRLQERLRLTQLKREVDDLEQWIAEREVVAGSHELGQDYEHVTMLRDKFREFARDTSTIGQERVDGVNALADDLIESGHPENASVAEWKDGLNDAWADLLELIDTRTQMLAASYELHRFHQDAMEVLGRVKEKREALASDLGRDLNTVQHLHRQHNTFENDIQALSGQVNQVQDDAARLQKAYAGEKADDIQRSEHAVTSAWEGLLEAGQARRLLLEDTVEKFRFFNMVRDLMLWMDGVNLQIDAHDSPRDVSSAGLVIANHQDIKSEIETRVDSFTATTEMGNTLINNNHYAADEIREKLTQLQEKRDKINKKWQDKMDHLQIVLEVLQFGRDAYVAESWLAGQEPLVRAAELGANVDEVESLIKRHEAFEKLAAAWEDRFVLLEKLTTLEEQEILRRQEEEERARRPPTPPPAQEVARFETESQAHDSAARTSLDQTTLNQSVSVNGVHSDNDTSQGSESESVNGPGRDSGLASSRLDPSATLPSRGGADSDPETMEGMLCRKQEMESHSKKAATRSWQNVYCVLRKGSLGFYKDNKSAANGIPYHGEVPISLGEAVCEIAHDYKKRKYVFKLRLGDGKEYLFQAKDEAEMSSWIRSIMSSIPTGSGDSPGGPRALSRAMTMPPISPSSGDTGGVTMRNKDGKDKDREKRFSFFGKKK; encoded by the exons ATGAGCGTGAAGCAGTACAGAAGAAGACCTTCACCAAATGGGTAAACTCTCATTTAGGCCGAGTAACCTGTCGCATTGGTGACTTGTACACAGACCTGCGGGATGGCCGTATGTTAATTCGCCTTCTGGAAGTGCTCTCGGGAGAGCAGCTG CCAAAGCCCACCAAGGGTCGCATGCGTATCCACTGCCTTGAGAATGTCGACAAAGCGCTGCAGTTTCTAAAAGAGCAAAAGGTCCATCTGGAAAACATGGGCTCACATGACATCGTGGATGGGAATCACCGTCTCACTCTGGGCCTCATCTGGACTATCATCCTTCGTTTCCAG atccaGGACATCAGTGTGGAGACGGAAGACAACAAGGAGAAGAAATCGGCCAAAGATGCCCTGCTACTTTGGTGCCAAATGAAAACTGCTGG TTATCCCAATGTCAACATCCACAACTTCACAACCAGCTGGAGGGATGGACTGGCGTTCAATGCCATTGTGCACAAACACAG ACCCGACGTGATTGAGTTTGACAACCTGAAGAGGTCCAACGCTCACTACAATCTCCAGAATGCTTTCAATGTGGCTGAGAAGGAACTGGGACTTACCAAGCTGCTGGACCCAGAGG aTGTTAATGTTGACCAGCCTGATGAAAAGTCCATCATTACCTACGTGGCAACCTACTACCATTACTTCTCCAAGATGAAAGCACTGGCAGTGGAGGGCAAACGAATTGGCAAG GTACTTGACTATGCTATTGAAGCTGACCAGCTGATAGAGAAATACGAGACCCTGGCATCAGAGCTTCTGCAGTGGATCGAGCAGACCATAGGCACGCTCAATGATCGGCAGCTAGCTAACTCGCTAAATGCTGTGCAGAACCAGCTTCAGGCGTTCAACTCCTACAGGACTGTGGAGAAGCCCCCGAA ATTTACGGAGAAAGGGAACTTGGAGGTTCTCCTCTTCACAATCCAAAGCAAGATGAGGGCAAACAATCAGAAAGTGTACATGCCAAGAGAGGGGAAACTCATCTCTGACATCAATAAG GCTTGGGAACGACTGGAGAAGGCAGAACATGAACGGGAGCTGGCTCTGAGAAATGAGTTGATTCGCCAAGAGAAGCTGGAGATGCTCGCTGCTCGCTTTGACCGGAAAGCTGCTATGCGGGAGACATGGCTGAGTGAAAACCAGAGGCTGGTGTCTCAG GATAACTTTGGAACGGACTTGGGAGCAGTGGAAGCCGCCACCCGTAAACATGAAGCCATTGAGACAGACATTGGGGCATATTGGGAACGTGTGGCTGCTGTGGAGTCGGTCGCCAAAGAGCTGGAAGCAGAGGGCTATCACGATGTGCGGCGTGTGCTCGCACGAAGGGATAACGTGCTCCGACTCTGGGAATATCTTAAAGAGCTCCTAGCTGCTCGCAGAGAACGTCTGAATTCTCATCGGGACCTTCAGAGACTATTTCAAGAAATGCGCTACATCATGGACTGGATGGCAGAAGAGAAG GGTCGCCTGCAGTCTCAGGACAGTGGTAAACATTTGCACGACGTGTTAGACCTACTACAGAAACACAATCTGGTGGAGGCTGACATTTCAGCACAGGCAGAAAGAATCAAGGCAGTGCAGGGAGCCGCCAAGCGCTTCACCTCCTATGAACAGA cttacAAGCCTTGCGAACCTGGACTAGTTAGTGAAAAGGTCGACCAGCTGGGTCAGGCCTATGAGGAACTTGGTCAGCTTGCTGCGACGCGCAGAGAGCGCCTCGCGGACTCGCGTCGTCTGTGGCAGTTCCTGTGGGATCTCGGAGAGGAAGGAGCCTGGATCAGAGAGCAGGAGCAGATCTTGGCGAGTGGAGACTGTGGCCGTGACCTCACCTCGGCCCTTCATCTACTCAGTAAACACGAGGCTTTCAGGGATGAGATGGCAGCCCGCTACGGCCCCCTGTGTAACAGCATCGCTGCTGGAGAAACTTTGGTAGATGAGGGACACTACGGAGCTTCAGAGGTCACCGAGAGGATTCACGACATCCGTGCACAGTGGACTCATCTGGAGGAG ACAACTAGGTTCAGAGAGCAGAGCCTCAAGGAAGCAGTGGCGCTGCATCAGTTTCAAACGGATGCCAACGACATGGATGCGTGGATTATGGAGACATTCAGACAAGTATCCAGTCAAGAGGTTGGCCACGATGAGTTTTCCACCCAAACTCTGGCTCGCAAGCAGAGGGAAATAGATGAGGAGATCCAAAGCCACCGCCCCCTTATAGAGTCCCTGCATGAGCAGGCCGAACAACTTCCACAGGCCTACATGTCTTCTCCACAA GTGGATGGTCGTCTGCCTGGTATTGAGCAACGCTACGAGGAGCTGGAGTCTCTGTCAGCAGCCCGGCGCCAGGCTCTGGAAGGTGCCCTGGCCCTCTATCGCATGTTCAGCGAGGCTGACGCCTGCCAGCTGTGGGTGGAGGAAAAGGAACAGTGGTTACACGGCATGGAGATCCCTACCAAACTGGAGGACTTGGAGGTGGTACAGCAGAG ATTTGAGACACTGGAACCTGAGATGAAGAACCTAGGAACTCGTGTCATTGACGTGCACCAGGTGGCCGCGCAGCTGCTGAGCTCAGACAACAGCAGCAAGGACCAGATCCACCATACAAGAGACCAGCTGAACAACAG ATGGACAGAGTTCGAGCAACTGGCTGGTCAGAAGAAACAAGCCCTCGAGTCGGCTCTTGACATCCAGAACTACCACCTCGAGTGTAATGAGATCCAGTCTTGGATGAAGGAGAAGACCAAAGTGATTGAATCTACTCAGGGCCTGGGCAATGACTTGGCTGGAGTGATGGCTCTGCAACGGAAGCTCACTGGAATGGAGAGGGACCTTGAGGCTATCCAA GGTAAATTGGATGACCTGAGAGGTGAGGCTGAAAAGCTGGCCAGTGAGCATCAAGATCAGGCCGAAGAGATCCAAGGACATTTGGCCGAGATTCAAGAAGTGTGGGAGGATTTGAATGAAACCATGAGGCGACGGGAGGAGTCGCTGGGAGAGGCCAGCAAACTCCAGGGCTTCCTCAGGGATCTGGATGACTTCCAGTCCTGGCTGTCCCGCACTCAGACAGCCGTGGCCTCGGAAGACATTCCTACTTCTCTGCCCGAGGCGGAGAGTTTGCTCACCCAACACGAGAGCATCAAGAACGAGGTTGACAACTACAAGGAAGACTATGAGAAGATGCGGGCCGTCGGCGAGGAGGTGACCCAGGGCCAGACGGATGCCCAGCACATGTTCTTGGCCCAGAGGCTTCAGGCGCTGGACACTGGCTGGCATGAGTTGCGTCGCATGTGGGAGAATCGTCACAATCTTTTGGCCCAAGCCTTTGACTTCCAGACCTTCCTGAGAGATGCAAAGCAGGCGGAGGCTTTCCTCAACAGCCAG GAGTATGTGCTGTCCCACACGGAGATGCCCACCAGTCTTCAGGCGGCCGAGGAGGCCATTAAGAAGCATGAGGATTTCCTCACCACCACAGAGGCCAGTGAGGAGAAGATAACTGGTGTTGTGGAGGCTGGACGGCGCCTCATTAATGACTCCAATGCAAACTCTGATAAGATCCAGGAAAAAGTCGATTCAATCCAGGAAAG ACATTGTAAGAATAAGGAGGCTGCAAATGAGCTGCTGACTAAACTTAAGGATAACCGTGAACTTCAACACTTCCTCCAAGACGGGCAAGAG CTGACGCTGTGGATCAACGAGAAGATGCTGACAGCTCAGGACATGTCTTATGATGAAGCCAGAAATCTTCACAGCAAGTGGCAGAAACACCAGGCTTTCATGGCAGAGCTGGCCTCCAACAAAGACTGGCTGGACAAGATTGATAAG GAGGGCCAAGCGCTGGTGGCAGAGAAGCCCGAGTTGAAACCTGTTGTCCAGCAGACTCTGGAGGACCTGCAGCGTCAGTGGGAGGAGCTGGAGGGCACCACTCGCACCAAGGCCCAGTGCTTGTTTGATGCTAACAGGGCAGAGCTCTtcacacagagctgctctgctctGGATGTCTGGTTGAAAAACATCGAGTGTCAGCTGCATAGTGACGACTACGGAAAAGATTTGACCAGTGTCAACATCCTCCTCAAAAAGCACCAG ATGATGGAGCATCAGATGgaggtcagagagaaggaggtgcAGTCTCTGCAGTCTCAGGCTCTCGCTCTGTCCCAGGAAGACGCTGGGCTGACTGAAATAGACGGTCAGCAGAGGCACGTCACTGAGAGCTTCTCAGGCCTTCAGGACCCTCTCAAACTGAGGAGGCAGCAACTGCTCGCCTCTAAGGAAGCGCATCAGTTCAACAGAGACCTGGAGGATGAAATT CTTTGGGTGAAGGAGAGAATGCCCCTGGCCACTTCCATCGACCATGGAAAAGACCTGCCCACCGTGCAGATGCTCATCAAGAAGAACCAG ACTTTGCAGAAGGAGATCCAGGGCCATCAACCTCGCATCGATGACATCCACAGACGAGGCCAGACTCAGAGCCAGGTTGATGGGGAGCGACAGTCTGTGTTAGAGGAGCGCCTCGTTGAGCTGAAGGACCTCTGGGACCAACTGATTGCAGAGACGGACAAGCGCCTTGCCCGTTTGGTAGAGGCCAACCGTGCCCAGCAGTTCTACGCTGATGGAGCTGAGGCGGAGGCCTGGATGGGAGAGCAGGAGCTGCACATGATGTCGGAAGAAAAAGCAAAG gatGAGCAAAGCGCCTTAACGATGGTCAAAAAGCATCAGATCCTGGAACAGGCACTTGAAGACTATGCCCAGACCATTCACCAGCTGGCCAACAGCAGTCGCCTCATGGTCAACAGTGAGCACCCAGAGAG TGAAAGAATCACCCTACGACAAGCCCAAGTTGACAAGCTGTACGCGGGCCTCAAAGACCTTGCTGAGGAGCGGCGTGGGCGGCTTCAGGAAAGACTGCGGCTGACCCAGCTGAAGCGGGAGGTGGACGACCTGGAACAGTGGATCGCTGAGAGGGAAGTGGTCGCTGGCTCCCATGAACTGGGACAAGATTACGAACACGTCACA ATGCTGAGGGACAAGTTCCGCGAGTTCGCTCGTGACACCAGCACCATCGGCCAAGAGCGCGTGGATGGCGTGAACGCGTTGGCAGATGATCTCATCGAGTCGGGTCACCCTGAGAATGCCAGCGTGGCCGAGTGGAAGGACGGCTTGAACGACGCCTGGGCCGACCTGCTGGAGCTCAtcgacacacgcacacaaatgtTAGCGGCCTCCTATGAGCTGCACCGCTTCCATCAAGACGCCATGGAGGTGCTGGGGCGTGTAAAGGAGAAGAGGGAGGCTTTGGCTTCAGACCTCGGCCGCGACCTGAACACAGTTCAGCATCTACACAGACAGCACAACACGTTTGAAAATGACATCCAGGCCCTGAGCGGACAG GTGAACCAGGTGCAGGATGATGCGGCACGGCTGCAGAAGGCCTACGCTGGCGAGAAGGCAGACGACATTCAGAGGAGCGAACACGCTGTGACTTCTGCCTGGGAGGGCCTGCTGGAGGCGGGCCAGGCCCGCAGGCTCCTCCTGGAGGACACGGTGGAGAAATTCCGCTTCTTCAATATGGTGCGAGACCTCATGCTGTGGATGGATGGCGTCAACCTGCAGATCGATGCACACGACAGCCCCAG GGACGTCTCCTCGGCAGGGTTGGTCATTGCCAATCATCAGGACATCAAGTCGGAGATCGAGACCAGAGTAGACAGCTTTACTGCTACTACTGAGATGGGAAATACTCTCATCAACAATAACCACTATGCTGCTGATGAG ATCCGAGAGAAACTCACTCAGCTCCAGGAAAAGAGAGACAAGATTAACAAAAAGTGGCAAGACAAGATGGACCATTTACAAATCG TGCTTGAAGTGCTGCAGTTTGGACGCGACGCTTATGTGGCAGAGTCGTGGCTGGCAGGGCAAGAACCTCTGGTGCGAGCCGCGGAGCTCGGCGCAAACGTAGACGAGGTGGAAAGCCTGATCAAGCGCCACGAAGCCTTTGAGAAACTCGCTGCAGCCTGGGAAGATCGCTTTGTGCTGCTGGAGAAACTCACTACA CTCGAGGAACAGGAGATACTGAGGaggcaagaagaagaagagcgagCGAGGCGACCTCCTACGCCGCCACCAGCACAAGAAGTGGCGCGCTTTGAGACGGAAAGTCAAGCACACGATTCTGCTGCCAG AACCAGTCTGGACCAGACCACACTGAATCAGTCGGTGTCGGTGAACGGAGTTCACAGTGATAACGACACATCTCAG GGCTCAGAGTCTGAGTCTGTTAACGGGCCGGGGAGAGACAGTGGCCTGGCTTCTTCTCGCCTGGATCCATCGGCCACTTTACCGAGCAGAGGCGGAGCGGACTCTGACCCGGAAACCATGGAGGGGATGCTCTGTCGAAAACAGGAGATGGAGTCCCACAGCAAAAAGGCAGCTACAAG ATCCTGGCAGAATGTGTACTGTGTCCTAAGAAAAGGAAGTCTCGGGTTCTATAAAGACAATAAAAGCGCTGCCAACGGCATCCCGTACCACGGCGAGGTGCCCATCAGCTTGGGAGAGGCTGTGTGTGAAATAGCCCACGATTATAAAAAGAGGAAATATGTGTTCAAGCTAAG ACTAGGAGACGGGAAAGAGTATCTATTCCAAGCCAAGGATGAG GCGGAAATGAGCTCCTGGATTCGCTCCATCATGAGCTCCATTCCAACGGGATCGGGAGACTCGCCCGGAGGTCCGCGGGCCCTCAGCCGAGCCATGACCATGCCTCCCATCTCCCCGAGCTCAGGCGACACCGGAGGCGTCACCATGCGCAACAAAGACGGGAAAGACAAGGATCGCGAGAAGAGGTTCAGCTTCTTCGGCAAGAAGAAATAG